One genomic window of Oncorhynchus kisutch isolate 150728-3 linkage group LG26, Okis_V2, whole genome shotgun sequence includes the following:
- the LOC109885552 gene encoding trace amine-associated receptor 8c-like, producing MEKHEDVQYCFQDRNSSCRKAFLSTSIYITLYIFFSLISAVTVLLNLLVIISISHFKQLHTPTNLLILSLAVSDLLVGLIVIPVMTVAIMEPCWGFGEYFCVFHFYITFLCTSLSLGNLVLISIDRYVAVCDPLLYHSKITITGTICCISITWCCCILYDAVIIQNFVNVQTPSRCLTECVIVEGITWVNIMYIVFIMVVPCSIIITLYMKIFVVARSQARKVFSKEAASVSGFKTEQRNKSERKAAKTLAIVVFNYLLSWIPSLLIYFVFSVIGDHLISYFTSYLALFNSLVNPIIYAFFYPWFKVTAKLILTLKIRHL from the coding sequence ATGGAGAAACATGAAGATGTTCAATACTGTTTTCAGGACAGAAACTCTTCTTGCAGAAAGGCTTTTCTATCGACATCTATCTACATAACACTGTACATCTTCTTCTCATTGATTTCAGCAGTTACAGTATTATTGAACCTACTGGTGATCATCTCCATCTCTCATTTCAAGCAGCTCCACACTCCAACCAACCTGctcatcctctctctggctgtgtcagATCTCCTGGTTGGACTGATTGTGATACCAGTAATGACTGTAGCAATAATGGAACCATGCTGGGGTTTTGGggaatatttctgtgtgtttcatTTCTACATTACTTTTTTATGTACTTCTTTATCACTTGGCAATTTGGTCTTGATATCTATTGACCGCTATGTTGCTGTGTGTGATCCCTTATTGTACCActctaaaataacaataacaggcACTATCTGTTGTATATCCATTACCTGGTGTTGTTGTATCTTATACGATGCTGTTATTATACAAAACTTTGTAAATGTACAGACACCCAGTAGGTGTTTAACAGAATGTGTTATTGTTGAAGGAATAACATGGGTTAATATAATGTACATTGTATTTATAATGGTTGTCCCGTGCTCTATTATTATAACACTTTATATGAAAATCTTTGTGGTGGCCAGATCACAGGCCAGAAAGGTATTTTCAAAAGAGGCTGCCAGTGTGTCTGGTTTTAAAACAGAACAGAGAAATAAGTCTGAGAGAAAAGCAGCAAAAACTCTAGCTATTGTTGTTTTCAACTATCTCCTTTCTTGGATTCCATCTCTATTAATTTACTTTGTTTTTTCTGTTATAGGTGATCATTTAATATCATATTTCACCAGTTATCTGGCACTTTTTAATTCCTTAGTTAATCCAATAATTTATGCTTTCTTTTATCCATGGTTCAAAGTGACAGCTAAACTTATTTTAACTTTGAAGATAAGACATTTATAG